Genomic DNA from Comamonas resistens:
CTCCTGCGGCCGCATTCCGTTCTGGGAGAAGACCAACCTGCGCCTGGTGCGCTACGACCAGGAGCAGGGCGACTACCTGCGCGATGCCGACGGCTTCCTGCAGCTGGCCGCCGTCGGCGAGCCCGGCGAGGCCATAGGCATGCTGATGGCCTACCCCGATGTGATGGCCGGGCGTTTCGAGGGCTATACCAGCGCCGAGGCCTCCGAGCAGAAGATCCTGCGCGACGTGTTCGCCCGGGGCGATGCCTGGTGGTCCTCGGGCGATTTGTTGCGTTGCGACGACGAGGGTTACCTCTGGTTCGTGGACCGCATAGGCGATACCTTCCGCTGGAAGAGCGAGAACGTCTCGACGCTGGAGGTGGCCGATGCGCTGGGCGACTTCGCCGGCCTGGACGCCATCACCGTCTACGGCGTGCCGGTGCCGGGCCATGGCGGCCGCGCGGGCATGGCGGCGCTGGTGCTGCGCGAGGGCGCGGGCTTCGATCCGCAGGCCTTCTGGGCGCTGGCCACCAGCCGCCTGCCGCGCTATGCGGCGCCGCTGTTCGTGCGCCTGATGGACCAGCCCGACATGACGGGCAACTACAAGCTGCGCAAGGTCGACCTGCAAAGGCAGGGCTATGACCGTGCGCAGACCGGCGATCCGCTCTATGTGCGCGACGACCGGCAGCAACGCTATGTGCCGCTTACGGAGGCCGCCGTAGAGCAGGCGCTGGGCTAAGCCTTCCTGCCTCTGAAAAAGCCCGTGGATGCGTCTGCATCCACGGGCTTTTTTGCATGGGATGCCCGCTGCGAATGCTTAAAAAATAGGCGCCGTATTCTGGTAAATGCCGGGATACGCCAAGTGGGGATAGGACTTAGTCCTGTCGGACGATGGGGAAAGGGGGCGCCGATTCCAGCATCTACTTGTCTGCGAACGGTGCAGGCAGCGGGGCAGCGCGAAGCGTCCGCAGGGTGCGCCCTGCAGAAAGACCAGAACCAAGGAGACCGAGAAGATGAAGTGTGCAGTGACCAAAACTTCGCTGGCCATGGCGGTGGGCCTGATGCTGTGCGCATCGGCCCACGCCAAGGCTACAGTGAGCGAAGTGGAGCAATTGGGCAAGGAGCTGACCTGTGTGGGGGCCATCAAGGCCGGCAACAAGGAGGGCACGATCCCCGAGTTCACCGGCAAGTGGCTGGGCGCGCCGCCCGGCGTGCGGCATAACCCCCACAGCGGCGAGCACCCGGTGGACATTTATGCCGACGAAAAGCCGTTGTTCGTCATCACGGCGGCCAATGTCGAGCAGTACGCCGACAAGCTCAGTCCGGGCCAGAAGGCCATGTTCCAGAAGTACCCCAAGACCATGCAGATCCCCGTCTACAAGGGACATCGCGATTTCCGCTATAGCGACGCAGTTTGCGAGACCATCAAGAAAAATGCGCTGGAGGCCGAGGTAACTGAAAACCAAATGGGGCTCAAGGGGCGTATGGGAAGCATCAGTTTCCCGTTTCCCAAGACGGGTTTGGAGGCGCTGTGGAACACCTTGCTGCCTACGCGTGCCTATACCGAAGAGAGCCAGGCCGATGCGGTCAATGTGCTGTCCAACGGCTCCATCGTCTACGGGCGCAACGAATCGCGTTACCTTTCGACATTCAATGACCCGGCCAAGATGGGCAAGCCCATGGAGGATGTGACAGCTTACGCCTTCACCAGGACGCAGCTTCCCGATCGTGAAAAGGGCACGGTGGTCATCGTGGCCGAGCCGGCCAACTACGGTACGACCAAACGCCTGGGCTGGATGTACGACCCGGGTACGCGCCGCGTGCGCCAACTGCCCGACTTCGGCTACGACATGCCGACGCCCGGCACGGGCGGCAAGCTCACCACCGACTCCGACCGTTTGTTCAATGGTCCGCCCGACCGCTACGACTGGAAGCTGCTGGGCAAGAAGGAGCTGTACATCCCCGCCAACGCCTATCGGGTGATGCAGCCCAACATCACGTACAAAGATCTGCTCACGCCCAACCATGCAAACCCCAAATACATGCGCTACGAGCTGCGCCGGGTATGGGTAATCGAGGGCACGCTCAAGCCGGGCTACCGCCACGTCTATGGCAAGCGCGTGATGTATGCCGACGAGGACACGGGCCAGGCCGTGGTGGGCGATATGTACGACGCGCGCGGCCAGCTGTGGCAGCACGCCTTCATCAACATGTACTACTCGTACGACCTGAACGCTTGGCATGCCGGCGCGTCCTTCTACCACGACCTCAATGCCGGCTCCTACCTGGGCTATGCGCTGGTCAACGAGCGACCCAATGGACCGATTCTGGACCGCGGCGGGCTGACGCCGTCCATGTACACGCCCGAAGCCGCGCGCAACGCAGGCAATTGATTCCAAGGAGAACACACATGAACACGATTCTGATTAAGGGCGGCACGGTGGTGGACGGCAGCGGCGCACCCGCCTTTGCGGCCGATGTGCGGGTGCAGGGCAAGACCATCGTCGAGGTGGCGCCCGGGCTGGCACCGCGCGAGGACGAGCGCGTGATCGACGCCAAGGGCTGCTACGTCACGCCGGGCTTCATCGAGAGCCACACCCACTTCGACGCCACCATGTGGTGGCAGGCCGACCTGGACCCGCTGCCGGGCTACGGCGCGACCACGGTGGTGATGGGCAACTGCGGCTTCTCGGCCGCGCCGATCTCGAACGACCCCGAAGTGGCCCACGAGATGATCAAGATCTTCTCCTTCTTCGAGGACATTCCCGAGGGGCCGTTCCAGAAGAACCTGCCCTGGGACTGGCGCAAGTGGTCGGAGTACCAGCGCTCCATGACCACGCGGCTGAAGATGCCGGCCAACTACGGCTCCTTCGTCGGCCATATCGCCATCCGCCTTGCGGCCATGGGCATGGACGCCTGGAGCCGCGCGGCCACGCCGGCCGAGATAGAGCACATGGCCGAGCTGCTGGAAGACGCCATGCAGGCCGGCGCTTTAGGCATGTCGTCCAACCTGCTCGACCACGACGGCCAGGACCGGCCGATTCCCACGCTGCTGGCCGACGACGCCGAGTTCGATGCGCTGATGGCCGTGCTGGACCGCCACCCGGGCTGCACGCTGCAGGTCATCGTCGACACCTTCATGCGCATGTCGGCGCCGGCCAGCGTGGAGCGCATCGTGCGCCTGCTGCAGGGCAAGAAGCTGCGCGTGCAGATCGCCGGCGGCATTCCCACGCTGGAGTTCCAGAAGCCGGCGCTGGACATCCTCAAGCCGCTGATCGAGCGCGCCCAGGCCGACGGCCACGACATCTGGCCGGGCTTTGCCCATGTCTCGCCGACCAACACCCTGTCGCTCACGCGCTCGCTGATCTTCGCCCAGTCCAACGACTACGTCTGGCACGAGGTGGTGCTGGCCGAGACCGAGGAGGCTAAGCTCGCGCTGCTGAACGACCCGCTCTGGCGGGCGCGGGCGCGCGAGAGCTGGGACACCAAGGTCTGGCCGCACGCGCCCATGGCCAACCCGCAGCGTCTGCACCTGCGCAACTCGGACAACGGCATGGGGCCCATCAACCTCACGCTGCAGGACTATGCCGACCGGCGCGGCCTGCATACCTCGGACGCCATGGCCGAGTGGATCATCGCCAACGGCGTGCGCTCCACCGTGCACATGGCGCCCTTTCCCATGCTGGAGGACTTGACCATCGAGCTGCTCAGGCACCCGCAGACCGTGGGCAATATCTCGGACGCACCGGCCCACGGCCAGATGTTCTGCGGCGGCGGCGAGAACATCCTGCTGCTGACCAAGTTCTGCCGCGACGAGGGCCGGGTGACGATAGAGGAGGCCATCCACGCGATGACCGGCAAGCTCGCGCGGCACTTCAACCTGAGCGACCGCGGCGCGATTAGGCCCGGCCTGCGCGCCGACATCGTGGTCTTCGACCTGGCCGAGATCCAGCGCCGCGAGGAGTACAAGCGCTTCGACGTGCCCAATGGCGACTTCGGCGTCACCTGGCGTTACACGCGCGATGCTGCGCCCATGCGCCTGACCATGGTCAACGGCATGCCGACCTTCTTCGAGGGGCGCTTTACCGGCGCCATGCCCGGAGAGTTCGTGAGCCCGCGCGCCGAGTCCGCCGCCTGATGTCTCTTGAGCCTCTTCTAACGGGAGAGGTTGAATATCAAAAATCATAGCTTCTAGCGCTTGCTATGCAAGAAATTCAAATAGAAATGTATTTGAAATTATTGCTGATAGAGCGCAAGAAGCTCCCCTATTTGAAGCAACCCAAAAGCCGGCCACGGGCCGGCAGGCAGCGCCGCGCCTTGCGCGCTGGCCATCCTCTCCACCACCACCGGAAATCCACGAATGACCTACAAGATCGACCCCCGCAAGCAACTGCGCGCCATCGAGGCCCGCCTGGCCCAGCCCGGCGACGACGCCAAGACCGTGCGCAACCTGCGCAAGATGCTCGAGCACATGCACGCCGAGGCGTTGGGCGACTTCGAGACGCTAATGGCCACCG
This window encodes:
- a CDS encoding DUF1329 domain-containing protein, with product MKCAVTKTSLAMAVGLMLCASAHAKATVSEVEQLGKELTCVGAIKAGNKEGTIPEFTGKWLGAPPGVRHNPHSGEHPVDIYADEKPLFVITAANVEQYADKLSPGQKAMFQKYPKTMQIPVYKGHRDFRYSDAVCETIKKNALEAEVTENQMGLKGRMGSISFPFPKTGLEALWNTLLPTRAYTEESQADAVNVLSNGSIVYGRNESRYLSTFNDPAKMGKPMEDVTAYAFTRTQLPDREKGTVVIVAEPANYGTTKRLGWMYDPGTRRVRQLPDFGYDMPTPGTGGKLTTDSDRLFNGPPDRYDWKLLGKKELYIPANAYRVMQPNITYKDLLTPNHANPKYMRYELRRVWVIEGTLKPGYRHVYGKRVMYADEDTGQAVVGDMYDARGQLWQHAFINMYYSYDLNAWHAGASFYHDLNAGSYLGYALVNERPNGPILDRGGLTPSMYTPEAARNAGN
- a CDS encoding N-acyl-D-amino-acid deacylase family protein, whose product is MNTILIKGGTVVDGSGAPAFAADVRVQGKTIVEVAPGLAPREDERVIDAKGCYVTPGFIESHTHFDATMWWQADLDPLPGYGATTVVMGNCGFSAAPISNDPEVAHEMIKIFSFFEDIPEGPFQKNLPWDWRKWSEYQRSMTTRLKMPANYGSFVGHIAIRLAAMGMDAWSRAATPAEIEHMAELLEDAMQAGALGMSSNLLDHDGQDRPIPTLLADDAEFDALMAVLDRHPGCTLQVIVDTFMRMSAPASVERIVRLLQGKKLRVQIAGGIPTLEFQKPALDILKPLIERAQADGHDIWPGFAHVSPTNTLSLTRSLIFAQSNDYVWHEVVLAETEEAKLALLNDPLWRARARESWDTKVWPHAPMANPQRLHLRNSDNGMGPINLTLQDYADRRGLHTSDAMAEWIIANGVRSTVHMAPFPMLEDLTIELLRHPQTVGNISDAPAHGQMFCGGGENILLLTKFCRDEGRVTIEEAIHAMTGKLARHFNLSDRGAIRPGLRADIVVFDLAEIQRREEYKRFDVPNGDFGVTWRYTRDAAPMRLTMVNGMPTFFEGRFTGAMPGEFVSPRAESAA